A portion of the Lolium rigidum isolate FL_2022 chromosome 1, APGP_CSIRO_Lrig_0.1, whole genome shotgun sequence genome contains these proteins:
- the LOC124700540 gene encoding metal transporter Nramp3, whose product MSGPRQCSSQPQFMTSAGNNNLSNGAGTPLIDTIDVDQIVISEKTSWKNLFSYIGPGFLVSIAYIDPGNFETDLQAGAHYKYELLWIILIASCAALVIQSLAASLGVVTGKHLAEHCRAEYPKVTNFILWILAELAVVACDIPEVIGTAFALNMLFKIPIWCGVLITGLSTLMLLFLQQYGVRKLEFLIAFLVFLIATCFLVELGYSKPNSSEVVRGLFVPEIKGNGATGLAISLLGAMVMPHNLFLHSALVLSRKVPRSVHGIKEACRFYMIESAFALTVAFLINISIISVSGAVCSSDNLNPEDQMNCQDLDLNKASFLLKNVLGNWSSKVFAIALLASGQSSTITGTYAGQYVMQGFLDLRMTPWLRNLLTRSLAIVPSLIVSLIGGSSAAGQLIIIASMILSFELPFALVPLLKFTSSKTKMGQHTNSRFITVLTWVIGSFIMIINIYFLITSFVKLLLHSGMSTVSQVFAGIFGFLGMLIYIAAILYLVFRKNRKCTLPLLKNDSTLGGAVHAEGEGSQLGHLPREDISSMQLPHERPVSELQ is encoded by the exons ATGAGTGGACCGAGGCAATGCTCGTCGCAGCCACAGTTTATGACTAGCGCCGGGAACAATAATCTCTCCAATGGAGCCGGCACCCCTCTTATCGACACCATAGATGTTGATCAGATTGTTATTTCTGAG aaaactagttggaagaaCTTATTTTCATACATAGGCCCCGGATTTCTCGTCTCTATTGCATATATTGATCCTGGCAATT TCGAGACGGATCTACAGGCTGGAGCACATTACAAATATGAG CTTCTTTGGATCATACTTATTGCGTCCTGTGCTGCACTTGTCATCCAGTCACTTGCTGCCAGCCTAGGGGTTGTGACTG GGAAGCATCTTGCTGAGCACTGCAGGGCTGAATATCCCAAGGTCACAAATTTCATCTTATGGATTCTCGCAGAACTGGCTGTAGTTGCATGCGACATCCCTGAAG TAATTGGAACTGCTTTTGCTTTGAACATGCTCTTCAAAATCCCGATATGGTGTGGTGTTCTCATAACTGGGCTCAGCACTCTGATGCTCCTGTTCCTACAACAATACGGG gtCCGTAAATTGGAATTTCTGATAGCATTTCTGGTATTCTTAATAGCAACATGCTTCTTGGTTGAACTTGGATATTCTAAACCAAATTCTTCAGAAGTTGTGAGGGGTCTTTTTGTTCCTGAAATTAAAGGAAATGGAGCTACTGGTCTTGCTATCTCACTACTTGGTGCTATGGTGATGCC GCATAATCTTTTTCTCCACTCAGCATTGGTACTATCTAGAAAAGTGCCACGATCAGTTCATGGGATCAAA GAAGCCTGTAGATTCTATATGATTGAAAGTGCATTTGCCCTCACAGTAGCCTTTCTGATCAACATATCTATCATATCTGTTAGTGGCGCAGTCTGCAGTTCAGATAATTTGAACCCTGAAGATCAGATGAATTGCCAAGATCTAGATCTTAACAAAGCTTCATTCTTGTTAAAG AATGTCCTCGGAAATTGGAGCTCAAAGGTGTTTGCAATTGCATTATTGGCATCTGGCCAGAGTTCTACAATTACTGGAACTTATGCAGGACAATATGTCATGCAG GGGTTTCTGGATCTTCGAATGACGCCCTGGTTAAGGAACCTTCTAACTAGATCCTTGGCAATTGTACCTAGTCTGATTGTGTCACTAATTGGTGGCTCCTCAGCAGCTGGGCAGTTGATTATCATTGCATCG atgatactatcCTTTGAACTTCCTTTTGCTCTAGTACCACTCCTTAAATTCACTAGTAGCAAAACAAAGATGGGACAGCACACAAATTCAAGATTC ATTACTGTGCTAACATGGGTGATCGGTTCTTTTATCATGATCATCAACATCTATTTCCTGATAACAAGCTTTGTGAAGCTGCTCCTCCACAGTGGAATGTCCACAGTCTCCCAAGTATTCGCAGGAATCTTTGGGTTCCTTGGCATGCTCATATATATCGCTGCAATTCTCTACCTCGTCTTCCGGAAGAACAGGAAGTGCACCTTGCCATTGCTAAAAAATGATTCCACGCTCGGAGGCGCAGTCCATGCCGAGGGAGAAGGTTCTCAGCTGGGTCATCTTCCCCGGGAGGATATCTCCAGCATGCAGCTTCCTCATGAGCGGCCTGTGTCTGAGCTGCAATGA
- the LOC124663930 gene encoding probable alpha-glucosidase Os06g0675700: MGTRSTLLLCFFLLLCLASRSCSQEQQQQQQLAGGGYRVAAVKVDQGGRQLRADVAAAGGGASTGDIQRLDVYASWPAAGLLALHTPVSSSLRLRSLMATPRSALLLILLAVGSLAVARGDDCCGYDVVSVAGSGSALSARLELAGDAPALAELGPDVQRLSLTASLETDTRLRVRITDADHSRWEVPQDIIPRPAPEDVYLAAAAASSSSSSPPRTRVLSTAGSDLVFTIHAAPFRFTVSRRSTGDVLFDTSPTLVFKDRYLELTSALPAGRASLYGLGEQTKRSFRLRHNDTFTLWTADIAASNVDLNLYGSHPFYMDVRPPGAAHGVLLLNSNGMDVLYGGSSVTYKVIGGVLDFYFFAGPSPLAVVDQYTQLVGRPAPMPYWSFGFHQCRYGYLNVDDLKGVVAGYAKAKIPLEVMWTDIDYMNKFQDFTLNPANFSFAELRPFVDRLHQNGQKYVLILDPGISIDPSYATFVRGMKQDIFLKRNGTNFLGNVWPGDVYFPDFMNPRAAEFWANEISIFRRTIPVDGLWIDMNEISNFYDPVPLNALDDPPYRINNSGVHRPINNKTTPASAVHYGGVSEYDAHNLFGLLESRATNHALLRDTGRRPFVLSRSTFVGSGRYTAHWTGDNAASWTDLRYSINTMLSFGLFGVPMIGADICGFGGDTTEELCGRWIQLGAFYPFARDHSAIGTVRREPYLWASVAASARKSLGLRYRLLPYMYTLMHEAHTTGAPIARPLFFSYPEDVTTYGVDRQFLLGRGVLVSPVLEQGATTVDAYFPAGRWFCLYNHSLAVDTRSGERVTLPALPDSPYVHVAGGSILPLQQSAMTTAQARRTPFHLVVALAEDGMAAGDLFLDDGESPEMGGARSEFSLVKFSCATWSDGKIRLRSQVVHNSYAPSRTLVISKVVIMGLQSTEPPKNFAVYVNGAAVQANRAVSTSYRSRGGLGSADVGGLSLLVGEEFELKVAMSY; the protein is encoded by the exons CTGGCCCGCTGCCGGCCTCCTTGCGCTGCACACACCGGTGTCGTCTTCGCTTCGCCTGCGTTCTCTGATGGCGACGCCGCGCTCTGCGCTCCTCCTGATCCTCCTCGCCGTCGGCTCCCTCGCCGTGGCGCGGGGCGATGACTGCTGCGGGTACGACGTCGTGTCGGTGGCCGGGTCGGGGAGCGCGTTGTCGGCGCGGCTGGAGCTTGCCGGCGATGCGCCGGCTCTCGCAGAGCTCGGGCCAGACGTGCAGAGGCTCTCCCTCACTGCAAG CCTCGAGACGGACACCCGGCTGCGCGTCCGCATCACCGACGCCGACCACTCGCGATGGGAGGTGCCGCAGGACATCATCCCGCGCCCCGCGCCGGAGGACGtctacctcgccgccgccgccgcctcctcctcctcctcctcgccgccgcgcacCCGCGTCCTGTCCACCGCCGGCTCCGACCTCGTCTTCACCATCCACGCCGCCCCGTTCCGCTTCACCGTGTCCCGCCGCTCCACCGGCGACGTGCTCTTCGACACCTCCCCGACCCTCGTCTTCAAGGACCGGTACCTGGAACTCACCTCGGCGCTGCCGGCGGGCCGGGCGTCGCTGTACGGGCTGGGCGAGCAGACGAAGCGCAGCTTCCGGCTGCGCCACAACGACACCTTCACGCTCTGGACCGCCGACATCGCCGCCTCCAACGTCGACCTCAACCTCTACGGCTCGCACCCCTTCTACATGGACGTGCGCCCCCCGGGAGCCGCGCacggcgtgctcctcctcaacagCAACGGGATGGACGTCCTCTACGGCGGGTCCAGCGTCACCTACAAGGTCATCGGCGGCGTCCTCGACTTCTACTTCTTCGCCGGCCCGTCcccgctcgccgtcgtcgaccagtACACCCAGCTCGTCGGCCGCCCTGCGCCCATGCCGTACTGGTCGTTTG GCTTCCACCAGTGCAGGTACGGGTACCTCAACGTGGATGACCTCAAGGGCGTGGTGGCCGGCTACGCCAAGGCCAAGATCCCGCTGGAGGTCATGTGGACGGACATCGACTACATGAACAAGTTCCAGGACTTCACCCTCAATCCGGCCAACTTCAGCTTCGCCGAGCTCCGGCCGTTCGTCGACAGGCTCCACCAGAACGGACAGAAATACGTCCTCATCCTAGACCCAG GGATCAGCATCGACCCGAGCTATGCAACGTTCGTCCGTGGGATGAAGCAGGACATCTTCCTGAAGCGGAACGGCACAAACTTCCTCGGCAACGTGTGGCCGGGCGACGTCTACTTCCCGGACTTCATGAACCCGCGCGCCGCCGAGTTCTGGGCTAACGAGATCTCCATCTTCCGGCGCACCATCCCCGTCGACGGGCTGTGGATCGACATGAACGAGATCTCCAACTTCTACGATCCGGTCCCGCTCAACGCGCTCGACGACCCGCCGTACCGGATCAATAACAGCGGCGTGCACCGCCCCATCAACAACAAGACCACGCCGGCCTCTGCCGTGCACTACGGCggcgtctccgagtacgacgcgcacAACCTCTTCGGCCTGCTCGAGTCCCGCGCCACCAACCACGCGCTGCTCcgggacaccggccgccgcccgtTCGTGCTCAGCAGGTCCACGTTCGTCGGCTCCGGCCGTTACACGGCGCACTGGACTGGCGATAATGCCGCCAGCTGGACCGACCTCCGATACTCCATCAACACCATGCTCAGCTTCGGCCTCTTTGGCGTGCCCATGATCGGCGCGGACATCTGTGGCTTCGGTGGCGACACCACCGAGGAGCTCTGCGGGCGGTGGATCCAGCTCGGCGCGTTCTACCCGTTCGCCAGGGACCACTCGGCGATCGGCACCGTCCGGCGAGAGCCGTACCTCTGGGCGTcggtggcggcgtcggcgaggaAGTCGCTCGGCCTCCGGTACCGGCTGCTGCCGTACATGTACACGCTCATGCACGAGGCGCACACCACGGGGGCGCCCATCGCGCGGCCGCTATTCTTCTCCTACCCGGAGGATGTCACCACGTACGGCGTGGACAGGCAGTTCCTGCTCGGCCGCGGCGTGCTCGTCTCGCCGGTGCTTGAGCAGGGCGCCACCACCGTCGACGCATACTTCCCCGCCGGCAGGTGGTTCTGCCTCTACAACCACTCGCTCGCCGTCGACACGCGCTCCGGCGAGCGCGTGACGCTCCCTGCGCTGCCGGACTCGCCGTACGTGCACGTTGCCGGCGGCAGCATCCTGCCGCTGCAGCAGAGCGCGATGACGACGGCCCAGGCTCGCCGGACGCCGTTCCACCTCGTGGTCGCGCTCGCGGAGGACGGCATGGCCGCCGGGGACCTGTTCCTGGACGACGGCGAGTCACCGGAGATGGGTGGGGCAAGAAGCGAGTTCAGCCTGGTGAAGTTCAGCTGCGCGACGTGGAGCGACGGCAAGATCAGGCTGAGGTCGCAGGTGGTGCACAACTCGTACGCGCCGAGCCGGACCCTGGTGATCAGCAAGGTGGTGATCATGGGGCTCCAGTCAACAGAGCCGCCCAAAAACTTCGCCGTCTATGTCAACGGCGCGGCGGTGCAGGCGAATAGGGCAGTCAGCACCAGTTACAGGAGCAGAGGAGGACTCGGCTCCGCCGACGTCGGCGGGCTGTCGCTCCTCGTCGGAGAGGAATTTGAGCTGAAGGTCGCCATGTCCTATTAA